The Arachis duranensis cultivar V14167 chromosome 9, aradu.V14167.gnm2.J7QH, whole genome shotgun sequence genomic sequence ttctctgTCGAGCCttcttaagttatttctagtaatcccaTTTTTAGTTTGACCTCGTCAGGTCGCTTTATAtgggttactttttataacttcttgcattaactCGAACTTTGTcgcttcaccttgccgacctctttttttttggtcGGGCGATGAATTTTGCGTTTTTTAGCGTAAATTAATGCGTCTTAATAGGAAACTTTGTAGGGAATcgataaattttattcaaataataagataaaaataaaaataagagtgtgtacatgtGAGCGCTTACCCTTCTAGTTCGGACAGCTTTTAGATCTTGTTTTGGTGCcttattaaaaaaccttttagcaaaaagagtgtgccttgGCCTAAGATCTTTACCTTtttctagctatagtaccttcttaggttacaggcatgccatgaccttggtagctcccCCCTTCAAGGTTGGCCACCCTATAGTAGCTTTTTTCTAGTACTTCTGTAAGTCGGTATGGCCCGttccagttggctgctagcttcccttctcctaGTCGACTTGCTCCGATATCATtttggattaagatgagatcgttgGTGGCGAAGCTTCACTGGATTACCTTCCGATTATACTTTAAAGCTATTTGATGCTTTAGCGCTTCCTCTCTAATCCGaactctttctcggacttctggaagtaggtcgagttcttccctttaaGCTTGGGAGTTGGTATCTTCGTTATAGAGGATCACTCTAGGGGATCCTTCTTCTATTTCAACGGGGATCATTACCTCTATTCTATAAGAAAGTTAGAAGGGTGATTCCCCAGTGGTGGACTGTGGTGTtatccgatatgcccataggaatTGCGGGAGCTCTTTGGCCCAAGCTCCCTTAGCATCCTGTAGTCTCCGTTTtagcccggccaatatgactttgttggcagcttctgccTGTCCGTTGGCTGGTGGGTGTTCTACACAGGTGAACTGGTGCTTGATTTTCATATCGGCTACCAGGTTTCTGATGCCCGTGTCAGTGaactgagtgccattgtctgtggtgatggagcatgggaccccaaaccttgtgacaatgtttctgtATAGGAACTTCCGACTTCTTTTGGCGGTGGCAATGGCTAACGGCTCTGCCTttatccattttgtgaaataatctattcctacaatgaggaacttgacttgtcctgatccctggAAGAAtggtccgaggaggtcgagccccaactttgcaaatggccagggtgaagTGACACAGAAGAATTCTTCGGGTGGGGCTATATAGAAGTTGGCGTGCTTCTGGCATCAGGGGCACATCTTGATGAACTCTGTTGCTTCCTTTTGTAAGGTCGGCCAGTAAAAACCAGCTCGGAGTTCCTTTTTAGAAAGAGCTCGTGCCCCAAGGTGGTTGCTGCACATGCCACCGTGGACTTCCTCTAGGACTTCCCTAGTAGCGGAGGTCGGGACGCATTTTAGGATGGGTGTAGAGATTCCTCTCCTATATAGAGCGTCATGCactatggtgtagtactgtgcttcTCGTACTAGCCTTTTTACCTCCTTTTTATCTGCGGGGAGTATTTCAGACTTGAGATAGttgattatgggagtcatccacccTTGGTCTTGGTCTGATATGTTCAGGACCTTTTGTTCCTCCGAAGCTGATGGACTTTGTAttgtttcttggatgaggcttcgattgttgccccctggtttgatGCTGGCCAGTTTTGAGAGTGTGTCAGCTCGGGTattttgttcccgaggtatatgtCAAATCTCATATCCCATGAATTTTCTGAGCTGTTCTCTGGTCTTGTCTAGGTATTtcttcatggtgggatccttgGCCTGGTAGCTCTCTTTTATTTgcgaggtgactacttgtgagtcactgaagatggtaagcttttgagctccaacgTAAAGGTTTGTTTGAGGAGCCGTCAACGTAAAGGTTCCACTCTGTGGGGGTGCCCAGGCTGTCGATGTACTCTGCGACAAAATTGGCCAGGTATTGAGACTTGATGGCTGTTTGAGCTTCATGCTTATGGTCAAATTTGGACAACTCAACTGCCCATTGTAGGAGTTTTCTGCAGCAtaccttttatgggttggttggtccgtattttgatggtattgGCTTGGAAGTATGGTCGGAGTCATCGAGAAGTAAGTATATCATAtgcaaacttttctatcttttgatagtttagtttagGTCCTTGTAGAGacttactaatgaagtagataGGTTGTTGCCTATTtttgtcttctctgactagtgctgaggctaccaCCTGACTTCCTACGGCGAGGTATAGGATTAGTTCTTCACCTTCCTTGGGTCGGGTTAGGATAGGTGGTCGCCCCAGGAATgtcttgaagtcttggaaggcttgttcacattctggggtccattcaaacctctttcctttccttagtgTTACATAGAAAGGGAGAGATCTTAAGGCCAATCTAGCTAGGAATCTAGATAGAGCCGCTAGTCTTCCGTTGAGCTGCTGTAACTCTTTAACacaggtcgggcttttcatctGGATTGGCATTTATCTGGGTTTGCTTCAATCCCTCTCtgggtgagcatgaagcccaagaatttgccagcaTCTATCGCAGAAGTGCACTTTACGAAATTAAGTCTCATCCCATGCTTTCTTATAGTGTCGAACACTTCGGCGAGATCAGGTAATAAGGTTTCATCTATTTGcgtctttactagcatgtcaTCGACATAAACCTCCATCAGCTTTCCGATGTGATTGGCAAAAACTTTATTCATCAACTCTGGTATGTAGCCCCTGCGTTCTTGAGTCCGAAGGACATGactacgtagcagtagtttgctctTGGGGTTaggaatgaggttttttcttggttggGGCCTTCCATACAAATAGGTCAGAGTTCTTTCTTAAGGTGTTTGTCAGCAGTTCTTTTAGCTCTCTTTTTAGGTTTTCCCCTATGTTTGTTATTTTGTCTTGAGTATCCTCGATCTGAACTTCTTCAGTCTCACCTTCTAATTGAGGACGAAGTTCTTTGCGAGCTCTGATTCTCCTGAGTTCAATAGTGTTGGTTTCTTTTCCACTGGGGTCGCCtttaaggtttagactttcgttgtaacagcgtcGCCCGAGTTTTTGGTGTCCTTTTATGGTGGCGTTCTCTTCTAGAGTtggaaacttcatgcatagGTATGGGGTGGAGACCACCGCTGCGAGCTGATTTAGTATTGTCCGACCTATGAGAGCATTGTACATTGAGCTCACGTCGACTATGATGTAGTCTATGCTCAGGGTTCTAGACGGTgttccttttccaaaggttgtgtgtagtgGGATGTAACCCAGGGGTTGGATCGGGGTGTCTCCGAGCCTGAATACGCTATTaggatatgctctgagctctttttcttgTAGGCTGAGCTTGTCCAAGGTGGATTTGAACAGGGTATCCacagagcttccttggtctaccaaTGTTCGGTGGAGATTAGCATTGAAAAGTATGATGGTAACGACCACGGGGTCATCATGTCCTAGGATGATGCCTGTGGCGTCTTCTTGAGCGAAGGTAATAGTGGGGAGGTTGGGCGACCTGTCCCCCTCTCCGACATGGTATACCTCTTTAAGGTGTCTTTTGCGGGATGACttagagatccctcctcctgcgaatcctccgTTTATCATGTGAATATGTCTCTCCGGGGTGTGAGGGGGATGTTCAGCTCGTCCGCCCTCTTCATcgcttcttctcttttttggtTCGTCTACCCTATTGGCTAAGAACCGATCTAGTCTCCCTTCTCgtgccaatttttctatgacattctttaggtcgtagcatgataggcaaaattgtgactcatacttttcacaactcgaacaattcttagcaatggctccaaaaacttggtgcacagtACTATCgttcacacacattcttcacaacttcgcccaactaaccagcaagtgcactaggttgtccaagtaataaaccttacgtgagtaagggtcgatcccacggagattgttggtatgaagcaagctatggtcatcttgtaaatctcagtcaggcatattttaatggttataatggttttcgaatataaagataaataaagcataaaataaagatagagatacctatgtaattcattggtgggaatttcagataagcgcatgaagatactgtgttccttttgaatctctgttttcctactgctttcatccaatcattcttactccttttcatggcaagctgtatgttggggatcaccgttgtcaacagctaccgtccgtcctctcagtgaacataatccaggtgcgctgtcaccgcacggctaatcatctgtcggttctcaatcatgtaagaataggatttactatccttttgtgaTGTCACCATTCcttacagtcgcgagtttgaagctcgtcatagtcattcaatccctgaatcctactcggaataccacagacaaggtttagacttttcggattctcaagaatgatgccaatagattctagcttataccacgtagattctgattaaggaatccaagagatattcattcaagcttatttacatgtagaacgaaagtggttgtcaggcacatgttcataagtgagaatggtgatgagtgtcacaaaatcatcacattcatcaggttcttgggtgcgaatggatatcttagaataagaataaacgtgaattaaatagaaatagtagtaatttgcattaatactagaggaacagcagagctccacacccttaatctatggtgtgtagaaactccaccgttgaaaatacatacgtgataatggtgttcattggttctggccccagagagggaactaGGATAACCAAGACTTAATGGTTCAAAAAGACCAAATGGTCTAAGAGAGacccaatacaatagtaaaaagttctatttatactaaattagctactagggttacaaagataagtaattgatgtagaaatccacatccggggcccacttggtgtgtgcttgggctgagcttgagctttacacgtgcagaggcttctcttggagttaaacgccaagttgtaacgtgtttttggtgtttaactctggtttgtgacgtgtttctggcattttactccagaatgcagcatggaactggcgttgaacgccaatttgcgtTGCCTAAAATCGAATAAAGTATGCAcgattatatattgctggaaagccctggatgtccaatttccaatgcaattaaaagcgcaccatttggagttctgtagctccataaaattcatttcgagtgcagggaggtcagaatccaacagcatctgtagtcctttttcagcctcctatcagatttttgctcaggtccctcaatttcagccagaaaatatctgaaatcacagaaaaacactaaaactcatagtaaaatccagaaatgtgaattttgcataaaaactaataaaaacatccctaaaagtagctagattctactaaaaactacctaaaaacaatgccaaaaagtgtataaattatctgctcatcacaacatcaaacttaaattgttgcttgtccccaagcaactaaaaatcaaaaaggataaaaagaagataatatactataaatctcaaaatatcaatgaatattagttctaattagatgagcgggacttgtagctttttgcttctgaacagttttggcatctcattttatccttagaagtttagaatgattggcatccataggaactcagagtttagatagtgttattgattcccctagttaagtatgttaattcttgaacatagctacttttatgagtcttggccatgaccctaagcactttgttttccagtattaccaccggatacataaatgtcacagacacattactggatgaaccttttcagattgtgactcagctttgctaaagtccccaattagaggtgtctagagctcttaaggacactctttttgctttggatcacgactttaaccactcaatctcaagcttttcacttggaccttcatgacacaagcacatggttagggatagcttgatttagccgcttaggcctgtattttatttccttgggccctcctatccattgatgctcaaagacttggatcctttttacccttgccttttggttttaagggctattagctttttctgcttgctttttctttttctttcttaaaatttttttcgccacttcttttttttcgcaagctttgttcttcactgctttttcttgcttcaagaatcaatttcatgatttttcagattatcaataacatttttctttgttcatcattctttcaagagccaacaattttaacattcataaataacatgataaaaaatatgcactgtttaagcattcattcagaaaataaaaagtattctcaccacatcaatataattaaactaatttcaaggatgaattcgaaacttttgagtctattttccattgagctccttccactcatatgtccatgaggacttggtccaacctttgatgaaagttgacccttctagtgtagtggcgtgcgtcttcttgcatcataggcaagttgaatgccaaccttacgttctccggactgaaatctaagcatttgccccgaaccattgtaagccaattctttgggtttgggttcatgctttgatcatggttcctagtgatccatgcgtttgcatagaactcttgaactgttaagattctgacttgttgaatgggattggagagaacttcccatcctctttttctaatctcttgtcggatctctggatattcgccctttttgagcttaaaagggacctcagggatcacctttttcttggccaaaactttatagaagtggtcttgatgggcttttgagatgaatctctccatctcccatgactcagaggtggaagcaattgccttccttttcctctttcttgatgtttctctggccttatgtaccatcaatggttatggaaaaacaaaaaagctatgcttttaccacaccaaacttagaatgttactcgccctcgagcaaaagaagaaagaatagaagaagaagaagaagatatggaggagagggagagaggtgagggtttcggccaagggggagaagagagggttgtgttgtgtgaaaatgaagaaggatggaggggtttatatggTGGAGGGATAGGGGTttgggttcggtcatttagggtgggtttggatgggaaaaatattttgaatttgaaggtaggtggggtttctagggaagagtggatggatgtgattggtgaaggagtaatggggaagagagattgaggtgattggtgaagggtatagtgctattggattgtgtgaagaagagagaagtggggtaggtggggatccacagatcctgaggtgatcctgtggggttcacagatcttgagatgtcaaggatttctcatccctgcatcttttaggcgtgtaaaatgccctctataTGCAATCCTAGCATTTAACGCCTGACtgcagcttgtttctggcattaaacgcccaaatgtagcctatttctggtgtttaacgccagcctgatgcttatttctggtgttaaatgccaacttggtgcttgtttctggcgttaaacgctagacaGATGCTtgcttctggcgtttaaacgccagacaacTCTTCCTCTaaggtgtgctttttcttctgctatttttgattctgtttttaatttttgcaattattttgtgactccatatgatcataaacctaataaaacatataagaacaatagaaatatagataaataaaaatttggttgcctcccaataagcatttctttaatgtcaatagcttgacagtgagctctcatggagcttcacagatgttcaacctcccaacaccaaacctagagtttgaatgtggggattcaacaccaaacttagagtttggttgtggcctcccaacaccaaacttaaagtttgattgtgggggctttgtttgactctgtattaagagaagcttttcatgcttcctctccattgttgcagaggaagatccttgagctttaaacacaaggtagtccccattcaattgaaggactagctctcctttgtcaacatcaatcacagctcctgttgtggctaggaagggtcatccaaggatgatgcattcatccacATCCTTTCCattgtctaggattatgaaatcagcagggatgtaaaggcctttaaccttcactaacacatcctctaccaatCTATAAGCTTATTTTATtgacttatctgccatctctaatgagattcttgtagcatgtacctcaaagatccccagtttctccattacagagagtggcataagatttatacctgaccccaggtcacacagagccttctcaaaggtcatggtgcctatggtacagggtataagaatttactaggatcttgtttcttttaaggtaaagtttgctgaacccatgtatctagttcactaatgagcaagggaggtttatcttcccaagtctcattaccaaataacttggcattcagcttcatgatggctcctagatattgagcaacttgctcttcaattacatcttcatcttcttcagaggaagaatagttctcagagctcatgaatggcagaaaaaagtttaatggaatctctatggtctctatatgagcctcagattcctttaggtcctcaatagggaactcctttctgtctacgtcccatgaggtcttcctcattgggattcacgtcctccccttcctctttggattcggacattttgattatatcaatggccttgcactctctttttggattctcttctatattgcgtGAGAGattactaggaggagtttcagtgattttcttactcagctgacccacttgtgcctctaaatttctaatggaggaccttgtctcattcatgaaacttagagtggccttagatagatcagagactatgtttgctaagctaaaGGGActctactcagaattctctgtctgttgctgagaagatggtggaaaaggcttgctattgctaaacctgtttcttccaccattattaaagccttgttgaggattttgttgatccttccatgagaaatttggatgatttttgatgaacggatattttatacattttttagggttaatttcatgtagttttaagtatattttagttagtttttagtatattttattggtttttaggaaaaattcatatttctggactttactatgagtttttgtatttttctgtgatttcaggtattttctagctgaaattgtgggagctgagcaaaaaaaTCTGACTCAAGCTGAAAAAGGaatgctgatgctattggattctgacctccctacactcggaatggattttttagagctacaatagtccaattggcacgatctcaattgggttggaaagtagacatccagggctttcaagcaatatataatagtccagaCTTTACtcgaagataaacgacgtaaactggcatttactgccagttccatgttccattctggcgttaaacgccagaaacaggttggcagttggagttaaatgcccaaaacaggttacaacctattgtttaactccagaaacagcccaggcacgtgagaagctcaagtcttagccccagcacacaccaagtgggccccagaagtagatttatgcactatctatctttactcattttttgtaaacctaggttactagtttagtatttaaacaacttttagagatttattttgtacctgatgacatttttagatctgaacctTGTAccttttgatggcatgagtctctaaattccattgttgggggtgaggagctctgctgtgtctcgatggattaatgcaattatttctgttttctattcataCACGCTTGTTtttatctaagatattcatttttacttcaatatgatgaa encodes the following:
- the LOC127741440 gene encoding uncharacterized protein LOC127741440: MCVNDSTVHQVFGAIAKNCSSCEKYESQFCLSCYDLKNVIEKLAREGRLDRFLANRVDEPKKRRSDEEGGRAEHPPHTPERHIHMINGGFAGGGISKSSRKRHLKEVYHVGEGDRSPNLPTITFAQEDATGIILGHDDPVVVTIILFNANLHRTLVDQGSSVDTLFKSTLDKLSLQEKELRAYPNSVFRLGDTPIQPLGYIPLHTTFGKGTPSRTLSIDYIIVDVSSMYNALIGRTILNQLAAVVSTPYLCMKFPTLEENATIKGHQKLGRRCYNESLNLKGDPSGKETNTIELRRIRARKELRPQLEGETEEVQIEDTQDKITNIGENLKRELKELLTNTLRKNSDLFVWKAPTKKKPHS